TTTTTCTCGAGAGACATGGAATTCCAGATGCTGTCCCCTACAATTCCGGTGATGGCTTCTACAGACTCAAGGACAAGGCGCATCGAGTCGTACCCAATGGCCTCAAAGCAACCAGGCATTATCCCGTATTCCGCAGTGTAATCCTTTACGAACTGTTCACCGACCTTTGTCGTGGGGAAATCTCCCGCAAACTGTGTCGAAATGTAGGCCCCTTCGACCGCCTTGCCACCAACCTCGATCAGGCTGATGTCATCAGCCCCGTCCGTGTAAAAGAGCGGGAGCGTGATGCCCAATTTACGAGCCTGCTTGGTGTAGACTGGTGCATCCTGGGGCTCGGGCGGGAACGTCACAAATGCATCAAGCTTCTCCTGAACCCTCTTGATTCGGGTAAGCTGAGCCGTGAAGACCAAGTCACCCGTCATATATGACTCTACAGCAACGATGGCGTTGGGGTCTTTGGTATAATACTTGAAAGCCTCCCTGAAAGCCTTAGACAGGTAAGTGCTGTATGCGCTCGCTGCATCCCAAAGCACAGCAACCTTCTTCCAGCCAAGAACCTCTACGCAGAACTTCGCTGCCCCCGTTCCCTGGAAATGGTCACCATATGCAGGCATGAATATGTACTCGCCGATCCGGGGCTGCGTTGGTGTAGTAGCGGGCCCGGGAAGGAAACAAGTTTTGTTAGCCTGAAAAACCGGTCCTGAGGCGGAGGTTAATGAATCG
The genomic region above belongs to Deltaproteobacteria bacterium and contains:
- a CDS encoding ABC transporter substrate-binding protein, whose translation is MMKAIKSFFVLVVFLSLVSGVGAAKVQEPIIVGSIWDLVGFGGEIGQACFRGSQLAVKLVNNAGGINGHPVKYTNIDGQSELDVISSAAKRLTQEFKVLAAVGSEDDSLTSASGPVFQANKTCFLPGPATTPTQPRIGEYIFMPAYGDHFQGTGAAKFCVEVLGWKKVAVLWDAASAYSTYLSKAFREAFKYYTKDPNAIVAVESYMTGDLVFTAQLTRIKRVQEKLDAFVTFPPEPQDAPVYTKQARKLGITLPLFYTDGADDISLIEVGGKAVEGAYISTQFAGDFPTTKVGEQFVKDYTAEYGIMPGCFEAIGYDSMRLVLESVEAITGIVGDSIWNSMSLEK